Proteins from a genomic interval of Medicago truncatula cultivar Jemalong A17 chromosome 3, MtrunA17r5.0-ANR, whole genome shotgun sequence:
- the LOC25489318 gene encoding actin-related protein 5 isoform X2, whose product MAELLFETYGVPSIAFGVDAAFSYKYNQQRSVCDKDGLAMCPGFATTHVIPFVDGEPIYKGSCRTNIGGFHVTDYFQRLLSLKYPYHMARFTWEKVEDLKMEHCYVAQDYVSEARLFLKGAKEAEEKTKMWQLPWVPPPVEEPPSEEEIARKAAIREKQGQRLREMAEAKRSSKINELENELRGLEFLLNQLGHVQESDVRSFLAETGYVSRQEVESARSKVVQSLRKQKGEQTEIEKPDAASNEKYTLINIPDDMLTAEQLVEKRKQLSIKSMSDGRQRLKQKRYEEELERERKQQLEEERRLENPELYLEQLRAKYKDLSEKIDQRKRLKTNGGSSTNGNGNSLTGSVGRGERLSAAQRERMRLLTTAAFDRGKGEDTFGAKDEDWQLYKLMSKDNDDDDDEPDEDNTELARISSRLQDLDPTFVPKVESSSQPAEAPRIRPLTKEDFQIVFGVERFRCPEILFSPNWIGVDQVGLDEMAGVSMRRLSCKDEKLEQRMTNSILVTGGSSLFPGIIERLEAGIRMIRPCGSPIKIVRALDPVMDAWRGASAYASAPGFHTQTFTRMDYYEKGEDWLRSYQLKYSL is encoded by the exons ATGGCAGAACTTCTTTTTGAGACTTATGGAGTTCCATCTATAG CCTTTGGTGTTGACGCAGCATTCAGCTATAAATATAACCAACAACGAAGTGTTTGTGATAAAGATGGTCTTGCTATGTGTCCTGGATTCGCTACAACCCACGTGATTCCG ttTGTTGACGGGGAACCTATTTATAAAGGAAGCTGTCGCACTAATATTGGTGGATTCCATGTGACTGATTATTTTCAGCGACTTCTTTCACTTAAATATCCTTATCATAT GGCTAGATTTACATGGGAAAAGGTTGAAGACCTGAAGATGGAACATTGTTATGTTGCACAGGACTATGTTTCGGAAGCTCGATTGTTTCTG AAAGGAGCTAAGGAGGCcgaagaaaaaaccaaaatgtgGCAGCTCCCTTGGGTGCCACCTCCAGTTGAGGAGCCTCCTTCTGAGGAAGAGATTGCAAGAAAGGCAGCAATAAGGGAGAAACAAGGTCAAAGGTTGCGAGAAATGGCTGAGGCGAAGAGGTCATCAAAAATAAATGAGCTGGAAAATGAATTACGTGGTTTGGAATTTCTTTTGAATCAACTTGGACATGTTCAAGAGAGTGATGTACGATCCTTCTTAGCAGAGACTGGCTATGTCTCTAGGCAGGAAGTAGAATCTGCCCGTAGTAAAGTTGTGCAGTCCTTGCGGAAACAAAAAGGTGagcaaactgaaattgaaaaACCTGACGCTGCGTCTAATGAGAAGTATACGCTTATAAACATCCCTGATGACATGCTGACGGCAGAGCAG CTTGTTGAAAAGAGGAAACAGCTATCAATTAAATCTATGTCTGATGGGAGGCAGCGATTAAAACAGAAGCGCTATGAAGAGGAATTGGAAAGGGAGAGGAAACAACAGCTAGAGGAGGAGAGACGCCT GGAGAACCCAGAGCTTTACTTGGAACAATTGCGTGCCAAATACAAGGACCTTTCGGAGAAAATTGACCAACGTAAACGGCTCAAAACCAATGGAGGCTCCTCCAcgaatggaaatggaaatagTTTGACAGGTAGTGTTGGTCGTGGTGAGAGACTCAGTGCTGCTCAAAGGGAGAGAATGCGCCTCCTGACAACTGCTGCCTTTGATCGTGGTAAGGGGGAGGATACATTTGGTGCCAAAGATGAAGATTGGCAACTTTACAAATTGATGAGCAAAGATAATGATGACGACGACGATGAACCAGATGAGGATAACACAGAGCTTGCCCGCATCTCTTCAAGGCTCCAG GACTTGGATCCAACATTTGTGCCCAAGGTAGAAAGTAGCTCCCAACCTGCTGAGGCGCCACGCATTCGTCCGCTCACCAAAGAagattttcagattgttttcGGAGTTGAAAGGTTTAGGTGCCCTGAAATTTTGTTCAGTCCAAACTGGATTGGAGTTGATCAGGTGGGGTTAGATGAGATGGCCGGGGTCTCGATGAGAAGGTTATCATGTAAGGACGAAAAGCTGGAACAGAGAATGACCAATTCCATACTTGTGACTGGTGGAAGCTCTCTTTTCCCTGGCATCATTGAACGCCTGGAAGCTGGAATTCGGATGATTAGACCCTGCGGTTCGCCTATAAAAATAGTTAGAGCACTCGATCCGGTTATGGATGCATGGCGTGGTGCGTCTGCTTATGCATCAGCCCCAGGTTTTCATACACAAACATTCACTAGGATGGATTATTATGAAAAAGGTGAAGATTGGCTTCGTAGTTATCAACTGAAATATTCATTGTAA
- the LOC25489318 gene encoding actin-related protein 5 isoform X1 → MPFISKIQRQFDYNRFSSTTPIVIDNGASYFRIGWAGESEPRVVFRNIVQRPRHKATGETVTIVGDHDPALLKYFDCTRSGPRSAFESDVVFQFEIMEYILDFAFDRMGATGSGIDHPILITECVCNPVQSRSKMAELLFETYGVPSIAFGVDAAFSYKYNQQRSVCDKDGLAMCPGFATTHVIPFVDGEPIYKGSCRTNIGGFHVTDYFQRLLSLKYPYHMARFTWEKVEDLKMEHCYVAQDYVSEARLFLKGAKEAEEKTKMWQLPWVPPPVEEPPSEEEIARKAAIREKQGQRLREMAEAKRSSKINELENELRGLEFLLNQLGHVQESDVRSFLAETGYVSRQEVESARSKVVQSLRKQKGEQTEIEKPDAASNEKYTLINIPDDMLTAEQLVEKRKQLSIKSMSDGRQRLKQKRYEEELERERKQQLEEERRLENPELYLEQLRAKYKDLSEKIDQRKRLKTNGGSSTNGNGNSLTGSVGRGERLSAAQRERMRLLTTAAFDRGKGEDTFGAKDEDWQLYKLMSKDNDDDDDEPDEDNTELARISSRLQDLDPTFVPKVESSSQPAEAPRIRPLTKEDFQIVFGVERFRCPEILFSPNWIGVDQVGLDEMAGVSMRRLSCKDEKLEQRMTNSILVTGGSSLFPGIIERLEAGIRMIRPCGSPIKIVRALDPVMDAWRGASAYASAPGFHTQTFTRMDYYEKGEDWLRSYQLKYSL, encoded by the exons GAGAAACTGTTACCATTGTTGGTGACCATGATCCAGCATTGTTGAAGTACTTTGATTGTACTCGCTCTGGACCACGATCAGCATTCGAAAGCGATGTTGTTTTTCAGTTTGAAATAATGGAATAT ATTCTGGACTTTGCTTTTGATCGAATGGGTGCAACAGGATCAGGG ATTGATCATCCTATCCTGATCACAGAATGTGTATGCAACCCAGTTCAATCTCGAAGTAAAATGGCAGAACTTCTTTTTGAGACTTATGGAGTTCCATCTATAG CCTTTGGTGTTGACGCAGCATTCAGCTATAAATATAACCAACAACGAAGTGTTTGTGATAAAGATGGTCTTGCTATGTGTCCTGGATTCGCTACAACCCACGTGATTCCG ttTGTTGACGGGGAACCTATTTATAAAGGAAGCTGTCGCACTAATATTGGTGGATTCCATGTGACTGATTATTTTCAGCGACTTCTTTCACTTAAATATCCTTATCATAT GGCTAGATTTACATGGGAAAAGGTTGAAGACCTGAAGATGGAACATTGTTATGTTGCACAGGACTATGTTTCGGAAGCTCGATTGTTTCTG AAAGGAGCTAAGGAGGCcgaagaaaaaaccaaaatgtgGCAGCTCCCTTGGGTGCCACCTCCAGTTGAGGAGCCTCCTTCTGAGGAAGAGATTGCAAGAAAGGCAGCAATAAGGGAGAAACAAGGTCAAAGGTTGCGAGAAATGGCTGAGGCGAAGAGGTCATCAAAAATAAATGAGCTGGAAAATGAATTACGTGGTTTGGAATTTCTTTTGAATCAACTTGGACATGTTCAAGAGAGTGATGTACGATCCTTCTTAGCAGAGACTGGCTATGTCTCTAGGCAGGAAGTAGAATCTGCCCGTAGTAAAGTTGTGCAGTCCTTGCGGAAACAAAAAGGTGagcaaactgaaattgaaaaACCTGACGCTGCGTCTAATGAGAAGTATACGCTTATAAACATCCCTGATGACATGCTGACGGCAGAGCAG CTTGTTGAAAAGAGGAAACAGCTATCAATTAAATCTATGTCTGATGGGAGGCAGCGATTAAAACAGAAGCGCTATGAAGAGGAATTGGAAAGGGAGAGGAAACAACAGCTAGAGGAGGAGAGACGCCT GGAGAACCCAGAGCTTTACTTGGAACAATTGCGTGCCAAATACAAGGACCTTTCGGAGAAAATTGACCAACGTAAACGGCTCAAAACCAATGGAGGCTCCTCCAcgaatggaaatggaaatagTTTGACAGGTAGTGTTGGTCGTGGTGAGAGACTCAGTGCTGCTCAAAGGGAGAGAATGCGCCTCCTGACAACTGCTGCCTTTGATCGTGGTAAGGGGGAGGATACATTTGGTGCCAAAGATGAAGATTGGCAACTTTACAAATTGATGAGCAAAGATAATGATGACGACGACGATGAACCAGATGAGGATAACACAGAGCTTGCCCGCATCTCTTCAAGGCTCCAG GACTTGGATCCAACATTTGTGCCCAAGGTAGAAAGTAGCTCCCAACCTGCTGAGGCGCCACGCATTCGTCCGCTCACCAAAGAagattttcagattgttttcGGAGTTGAAAGGTTTAGGTGCCCTGAAATTTTGTTCAGTCCAAACTGGATTGGAGTTGATCAGGTGGGGTTAGATGAGATGGCCGGGGTCTCGATGAGAAGGTTATCATGTAAGGACGAAAAGCTGGAACAGAGAATGACCAATTCCATACTTGTGACTGGTGGAAGCTCTCTTTTCCCTGGCATCATTGAACGCCTGGAAGCTGGAATTCGGATGATTAGACCCTGCGGTTCGCCTATAAAAATAGTTAGAGCACTCGATCCGGTTATGGATGCATGGCGTGGTGCGTCTGCTTATGCATCAGCCCCAGGTTTTCATACACAAACATTCACTAGGATGGATTATTATGAAAAAGGTGAAGATTGGCTTCGTAGTTATCAACTGAAATATTCATTGTAA